The following proteins are co-located in the Patagioenas fasciata isolate bPatFas1 chromosome 33, bPatFas1.hap1, whole genome shotgun sequence genome:
- the LOC139826029 gene encoding dynein axonemal heavy chain 9-like, translating into MERIDKSLVYAMESAIIDWSHQIQEALKKESPEPLLQGSNPNPKVELEFWKNRCDDLECIYNQLTTRKVRNMMELLERVESSYIPAFKTMLMDVEAALTEAQDVHLHLTPLKRRLEDVERVEFSEVKPFLLPLLHVVCLIWVTSKHYNMPVRIVVLLQEICNLLIEQALVYLSPEDLLKGDMEESLGKVRMVLGILNMFKEAFEERREKLHMYYEPGQEVREWDFSSTMVFARLDTFLKRLEMVEDLLATSLDLMKLEKIEFSGIKGKTLGQQVLDMYEEFQEAYKVFSERTYDCLDLTNTDFEQDAFGFQQKVEDMDRRLGTIFIQAFDDASNLDHAFKLLDMFGSLLERPVVAADAAGKYSVLISMFSRALDHARLIYSRHIQAELKLGSPLCTRTCRRWLERCAGRRSCERESRCRLITSGTSHICACLFQLSCFMTTLLSSL; encoded by the exons atggaacggatagataaatctctggtgtatgccatggagtcggccatcatagactggagccaccagatccaggaggcactgaagaaagagtctccagagcctctcctgcaaggcagcaatccgaacccgaaggtggagctggagttctggaagaacag gtgtgatgacctggaatgcatttacaaccagctgacaacgaggaaggtcaggaacatgatggagctgctggagagagttgagagcagctacatcccagccttcaaaaccatgctaatggatgttgaggcag ctttgactgaagctcaggacgttcacctgcacctgacacccctcaagcgccgcttggaagacgtagagagggttgagttcagcgaggtgaagcctttcctgctccccctgctccacgtggtgtgtttgatctgggtcacctccaagcactacaacatgcccgtgcggatagtggtgctgctccaggagatctgcaaccttctcattgagcag gccctggtgtacctgtctccagaagaccttctgaaaggggacatggaggagagcctgggcaaggtgcgaatggtgctcggtatcctgaacatgttcaaagaggcatttgaggagagaagggaaaaactgcacatgtattatgaaccaggccaagaagtgagggagtgggacttcagctccacgatggtgtttgcgaggctggacaccttcctgaagagactggagatggtggag gatctcctggcaacttccttggacttgatgaagctggagaaaattgaattcagtgggattaaagggaagaccctgggccagcaggtcctggacatgtatgaggaattccaggaggcatacaaggtgttttcagagcgaacctatgactgtcttgacctgaccaacacg gactttgagcaggatgcctttggtttccagcagaaagtagaagacatggaccgtcggctgggcaccattttcatccaggcttttgatgacgcctccaacttggaccacgccttcaag ctgctggacatgttcgggagccttttggagcgaccggtagtcgctgcagatgctgctggcaaatactccgtcctcatcagcatgttcagcagggccctggaccacgccaggctgatctactcccggcacatccaggcagagctgaagctcg gatcccccctgtgcacaagaacatgccgccggtggctggagcgctgcgctgggcgcaggagctgcgagcgcgaatccaggtgccgtttgatcacttcaggcacatcccacatctgtgcgtgtctgttccagctaagttgctttatgaccaccttgctatcttctctgtaa